The Streptomyces sp. NBC_00576 genome contains the following window.
GGCCTGATGGGCACGGTCTGCGAGATGGCCTGGAACCAGGGCATCGATCTGTACGGCTACGACGACAGCCGTTTCCTCAAGGGCGCCCAGTACGTGGCCAAGTGGAGCATGGGCGGCGCGGTGCCGTACACGGCGAACACCCGCAAGAAGGGTGCGGTCAACGGCTGGTCGGGCAGCGAGAGTGCGACCGCAGCCGCCGCCGTGGACCCGGCGATGGCCCGCCCGATCTGGGCCATGATCGCCAACCACTACACCAAGCGTCGGGGTCTGTCCGCGAACTATCTGACCCGTATCGCCGCCCAGGCGTCCCCCGAGGGCGGCGGCGGTGACTACGGCCCCAACAGCGGTGGATACGACCAACTCGGCTTCGGGACACTGGCGTTCACCCGCGACAGGGTGAGCGCGAGTCCGAGTCCCGCGTCGCAGAGTGCGGCTGAGAGTGCCGGTGGGGCGGGTGCAGCGCCGTCGGTCGGTGCGACTCCCCAGGGCGGCAAGGGCGAGGACCTCGCCGCGACCGGTACGACGGACGTCGTCGCCTGGACCGCGGCGACCGGCATCACCGCTCTCGCGGGCGGGCTTCTGCTGCTGCGTCGGCGGGGGCGGTCCGGCGGGTCGGCACAGTGAGGCTGCCGGAACGGGCGGGTTCGCGCGTCAGCCGAGGCGGGGCAGCTCGATGGCCGGGCAGCGGTCCATGACCATGTCGAGTCCGGCGGCGCGGGTCCGGTCGTACGCGGCTTCGTCGATGACGCCGAGCTGGTACCAGACCGCCTTGGCGCCGATGGCGGCGGCCTCGTCGGCGACCGGACCCGCGAGGTCGCTGTTCACGAACACATCGACCACGTCGACGTCGAAGGGGATGTCGGCCAGCGAGGCGTAACCCTGCTCACCGTGGACCGTCTCGGCCTTCGGGTGGACGGGGACGATCCGCTTGCCGTGGCGCTGGAGGACCTCGGCCACGCGGTACGCGGCCCGCTGCTGGTTCGACGACAGGCCCACGATCGCCCAGGTGTCGCCGAGCTCGGTCAGGATCTTGCGGATCGTCGCTGGGTCGCCGTACACGCCCGGCCTCCTTGGGATTCGTACAGCCGCTGTTGTCCGCGACAACAGCGGTCGGCCTGCGGTGATTCCCCGCGTTGTCGCCGGGGTGGGTGTCCGGGGGCCCGGCAGATGCATGATGTGCGGTGTGGTTGCTGACACGGGATGGTGGGCGGAACGGTGCGCGAAGAGGCCCACGGCGTGTGCCGCGGGCCCCTGCGGCGGCTGGCTCAGCTCGCCAGGGCGGCGGGCTGCCACACGGCCTCGGGGTCGAGCGGCAGGTTCGGCCGGTCGCGTTTGAAGGCCG
Protein-coding sequences here:
- a CDS encoding CoA-binding protein; the encoded protein is MYGDPATIRKILTELGDTWAIVGLSSNQQRAAYRVAEVLQRHGKRIVPVHPKAETVHGEQGYASLADIPFDVDVVDVFVNSDLAGPVADEAAAIGAKAVWYQLGVIDEAAYDRTRAAGLDMVMDRCPAIELPRLG